A single genomic interval of Xyrauchen texanus isolate HMW12.3.18 chromosome 40, RBS_HiC_50CHRs, whole genome shotgun sequence harbors:
- the lipf gene encoding gastric triacylglycerol lipase isoform X2 produces the protein MMWLLLSLALFTSGLAQCRLSVKDETGLDPEVNMNISEIIRHWGYPAEEFEVVTEDGYILSVNRIPQGVKSKAWQEPKHVVFLQHGLLAAGSNWVTNLPNTSLGFILADAGFDVWIGNSRGNTWSRKHVSLDPKEKEYWKFSHDEMAKKDLPTVINFITKTTGQEQIFYVGHSQGTTIAFMAFSTMPELASKIKMFFALAPVATVGLTKSPMTKLSVIPEFLIWDLFGSKDFLPQNDLIKFFATEFCSRKPLSVLCGNVFFLLCGFDEKNLNMTRTPVYTTHCPAGTSVQNMVHWAQAVKYSKLMAYDFGKTGNMAHYNKDMMVPTALWSGGQDTLADPQDVALLLTQIPKLVFYRNIDHWEHLDFIWGLDAPQEMYNKMIELMRQYV, from the exons AGTGAGATCATAAGACACTGGGGATACCCAGCTGAAGAATTTGAAGTGGTCACTGAGGATGGCTACATCCTGAGTGTCAACCGAATCCCACAAGGGGTCAAAAGCAAGGCCTGGCAAG AGCCCAAACATGTAGTGTTCCTCCAACATGGTCTCCTTGCTGCTGGAAGCAACTGGGTGACAAACCTTCCCAACACAAGCCTGGGCTTCATTCTAGCCGACGCTGGATTTGATGTGTGGATAGGCAACAGTCGTGGGAACACATGGTCCAGAAAACATGTCAGCCTTGACCCTAAAGAGAAAGAATACTGGAAGTTCAG TCATGATGAAATGGCTAAAAAGGATCTTCCTACAGTGATAAACTTCATTACGAAGACCACTGGCCAGGAGCAAATCTTTTATGTGGGACATTCCCAGGGAACCACCATAG CCTTCATGGCTTTCTCCACAATGCCGGAGCTGGCCAGCAAAATCAAGATGTTCTTTGCCCTGGCTCCTGTTGCCACAGTGGGGCTAACAAAAAGCCCTATGACCAAATTGTCTGTTATTCCAGAGTTTCTCATTTGG GATCTCTTTGGGAGTAAAGACTTCCTGCCTCAAAATGACCTGATCAAGTTTTTTGCCACTGAGTTCTGCAGCAGGAAGCCTTTGAGTGTGCTGTGTGGAAACGTTTTCTTTCTCCTCTGTGGTTTTGATGAGAAGAACCTGAACATG ACTAGAACACCTGTGTACACGACACACTGCCCAGCAGGAACCTCAGTGCAGAACATGGTTCACTGGGCTCAG gctGTAAAATACAGTAAGCTAATGGCATAcgattttggaaaaactggaaatatGGCACATTATAACAAG GACATGATGGTACCCACAGCTCTGTGGTCTGGTGGGCAGGACACGCTGGCAGATCCTCAGGATGTGGCTCTGCTGCTCACACAGATACCTAAATTGGTGTTCTACCGCAACATTGATCACTGGGAGCACCTAGACTTCATCTGGGGCTTGGATGCCCCACAGGAGATGTACAACAAAATGATTGAATTGATGAGGCAATATGTGTGA
- the lipf gene encoding gastric triacylglycerol lipase isoform X1 — translation MMWLLLSLALFTSGLAQCRLSVKDETGLDPEVNMNISEIIRHWGYPAEEFEVVTEDGYILSVNRIPQGVKSKAWQEPKHVVFLQHGLLAAGSNWVTNLPNTSLGFILADAGFDVWIGNSRGNTWSRKHVSLDPKEKEYWKFSHDEMAKKDLPTVINFITKTTGQEQIFYVGHSQGTTIAFMAFSTMPELASKIKMFFALAPVATVGLTKSPMTKLSVIPEFLIWDLFGSKDFLPQNDLIKFFATEFCSRKPLSVLCGNVFFLLCGFDEKNLNMTRTPVYTTHCPAGTSVQNMVHWAQAVKYSKLMAYDFGKTGNMAHYNKTTPPLYNIQDMMVPTALWSGGQDTLADPQDVALLLTQIPKLVFYRNIDHWEHLDFIWGLDAPQEMYNKMIELMRQYV, via the exons AGTGAGATCATAAGACACTGGGGATACCCAGCTGAAGAATTTGAAGTGGTCACTGAGGATGGCTACATCCTGAGTGTCAACCGAATCCCACAAGGGGTCAAAAGCAAGGCCTGGCAAG AGCCCAAACATGTAGTGTTCCTCCAACATGGTCTCCTTGCTGCTGGAAGCAACTGGGTGACAAACCTTCCCAACACAAGCCTGGGCTTCATTCTAGCCGACGCTGGATTTGATGTGTGGATAGGCAACAGTCGTGGGAACACATGGTCCAGAAAACATGTCAGCCTTGACCCTAAAGAGAAAGAATACTGGAAGTTCAG TCATGATGAAATGGCTAAAAAGGATCTTCCTACAGTGATAAACTTCATTACGAAGACCACTGGCCAGGAGCAAATCTTTTATGTGGGACATTCCCAGGGAACCACCATAG CCTTCATGGCTTTCTCCACAATGCCGGAGCTGGCCAGCAAAATCAAGATGTTCTTTGCCCTGGCTCCTGTTGCCACAGTGGGGCTAACAAAAAGCCCTATGACCAAATTGTCTGTTATTCCAGAGTTTCTCATTTGG GATCTCTTTGGGAGTAAAGACTTCCTGCCTCAAAATGACCTGATCAAGTTTTTTGCCACTGAGTTCTGCAGCAGGAAGCCTTTGAGTGTGCTGTGTGGAAACGTTTTCTTTCTCCTCTGTGGTTTTGATGAGAAGAACCTGAACATG ACTAGAACACCTGTGTACACGACACACTGCCCAGCAGGAACCTCAGTGCAGAACATGGTTCACTGGGCTCAG gctGTAAAATACAGTAAGCTAATGGCATAcgattttggaaaaactggaaatatGGCACATTATAACAAG ACAACCCCTCCTCTGTACAACATACAGGACATGATGGTACCCACAGCTCTGTGGTCTGGTGGGCAGGACACGCTGGCAGATCCTCAGGATGTGGCTCTGCTGCTCACACAGATACCTAAATTGGTGTTCTACCGCAACATTGATCACTGGGAGCACCTAGACTTCATCTGGGGCTTGGATGCCCCACAGGAGATGTACAACAAAATGATTGAATTGATGAGGCAATATGTGTGA